A genomic segment from Klebsiella africana encodes:
- a CDS encoding response regulator transcription factor, with translation MSALLKASRNDAIIARCLQTISQLIPLTSAVFYRVNNRLKPENYILHNISDNTHQQYLENFQPLDPHLPAHFSHQNTTVAAMTPRLCDRNRHYYHEFMLPNNVRDMTEIFIRRERRIIAGISLMRDVPFSCEERHRAQAVLPLVELAIRDCLQEEDDLPAILTAKEREIVGMVREGASNKLIARQLDISLSTVKTHLRNIFAKTEVVNRTELVSRTWMPAAQRTLHL, from the coding sequence ATGTCTGCTTTGTTAAAAGCCAGCCGTAATGATGCGATAATAGCCCGTTGTTTACAGACTATTTCCCAGTTAATTCCACTGACTTCAGCGGTGTTTTATCGAGTAAATAACCGGTTAAAACCCGAAAACTATATATTGCATAATATTTCCGATAATACGCACCAACAATATCTGGAAAACTTCCAGCCGCTGGATCCGCATTTACCGGCGCACTTTAGCCACCAGAACACCACCGTGGCGGCGATGACGCCGCGGCTCTGCGATCGCAACCGGCATTATTATCATGAATTTATGTTGCCGAATAACGTGCGCGACATGACCGAGATCTTTATTCGCCGCGAGCGTCGGATCATCGCCGGTATCTCGCTGATGCGTGACGTGCCTTTCTCCTGCGAAGAGCGTCACCGGGCGCAGGCGGTGCTGCCGCTGGTGGAGCTGGCCATTCGCGACTGTCTGCAGGAAGAAGATGACCTGCCCGCCATCCTGACGGCCAAAGAGCGGGAAATCGTCGGCATGGTGCGCGAAGGCGCCAGCAATAAGCTGATTGCCCGCCAGCTGGATATCTCGCTCTCGACGGTAAAAACGCACCTGCGCAATATTTTCGCCAAGACCGAAGTGGTCAATCGTACCGAACTGGTTTCCCGAACCTGGATGCCGGCCGCTCAGCGTACGCTGCATCTGTAA
- a CDS encoding anaerobic sulfatase maturase, translating into MLNIAALRQQQIPLAAEPRSPVPFHILMKPIGPACNLACRYCYYPQDETPVNKMDDARLEQFIRRYIAAQPAGAREINFVWQGGEPLLAGLSFYKKALALQAHYAPDGVTISNSLQTNGTLINDAWCRLFREHGFIIGLSLEGNEALQDYHRPDKRGRSTWSAALRGIDLLHQHQVDFNLLVVVHNEMAAHAAAIYDRLVSLGARYLQFQPLMSEGAALREGYQLSADNWGRFMVGIWRQWRKRCDRGRVFVINIEQAWAQYFTHTSGSCVHSARCGSNLVMEPDGQLYACDHLINAEHRLGRLDEQTLAAAVDASVQLPFGQQKSLRRECQTCAVKMVCQGGCPAHLNAAGNNRLCGGYYRFFSEILAPVRPFSRDLQGLQAWRAAFVGTAHTA; encoded by the coding sequence ATGCTGAATATCGCCGCCCTGCGCCAGCAGCAAATTCCGCTGGCCGCTGAGCCGCGCTCGCCGGTGCCGTTTCATATTCTGATGAAGCCAATTGGCCCCGCCTGCAATCTCGCCTGCCGCTATTGCTATTACCCGCAGGACGAAACGCCGGTCAACAAGATGGATGACGCGCGGCTGGAGCAGTTTATCCGCCGCTATATTGCCGCCCAGCCGGCCGGCGCGCGGGAAATCAACTTTGTCTGGCAGGGGGGCGAGCCGCTGCTGGCCGGCCTGAGCTTCTACAAAAAAGCGCTCGCCCTGCAGGCGCACTATGCCCCCGACGGCGTGACTATCAGCAATAGTCTGCAGACCAACGGAACGCTGATCAACGACGCCTGGTGCCGGCTGTTTCGCGAACATGGTTTTATTATCGGGTTAAGCCTCGAGGGCAACGAAGCGCTGCAGGACTACCATCGTCCGGATAAACGCGGCCGGTCGACCTGGTCGGCGGCGCTGCGCGGCATTGACCTGCTCCATCAGCATCAGGTGGACTTTAATCTGCTGGTGGTGGTGCATAACGAGATGGCGGCGCACGCGGCGGCGATTTATGACCGGCTGGTCAGCCTCGGCGCGCGCTATCTGCAGTTTCAGCCGCTGATGAGCGAAGGCGCGGCCCTGCGCGAAGGATACCAGCTCAGCGCCGATAACTGGGGACGTTTTATGGTCGGCATCTGGCGACAGTGGCGGAAGCGCTGCGATAGGGGGCGGGTGTTCGTTATCAATATCGAACAGGCGTGGGCGCAGTATTTCACTCATACCAGCGGCAGTTGCGTGCACAGCGCCCGCTGCGGCAGCAACCTGGTGATGGAGCCCGACGGACAGCTCTACGCCTGCGACCACCTTATCAACGCCGAACATCGGCTCGGCCGCCTCGATGAGCAGACGCTCGCCGCCGCGGTCGACGCCTCGGTTCAACTGCCTTTCGGTCAGCAGAAAAGCCTGCGCCGCGAATGCCAGACTTGCGCGGTAAAAATGGTCTGCCAGGGCGGCTGCCCGGCGCATCTCAACGCCGCGGGCAACAACCGCCTCTGCGGCGGCTACTACCGCTTCTTTAGCGAAATTCTGGCGCCCGTGCGCCCCTTTTCCCGCGACCTGCAGGGGCTGCAAGCCTGGCGGGCCGCGTTTGTTGGGACTGCGCATACTGCGTAG
- a CDS encoding arylsulfatase, with amino-acid sequence MNKKAMAAAVSMILAGGAHAAQQERPNVIVIIADDMGYSDISPFGGEIPTPNLQAMAEQGMRMSQYYTSPMSAPARSMLLTGNSNQQAGMGGMWWYDSTIGKEGYELRLTDRVTTMAERFKDAGYNTLMAGKWHLGFVPGATPKDRGFNHAFAFMGGGTSHFNDAIPLGTVEAFHTYYTRDGERVSLPDDFYSSEAYARQMNGWIKATPKEQPVFAWLAFTAPHDPLQAPDEWIKRFKGQYEQGYAEVYRQRIARLKALGIIHDDTPLPHLELDKEWEALTPEQQKYTAKVMQVYAAMIANMDAQIGTLMETLKQTGRDKNTLLVFLTDNGANPAQGFYYESTPEFWKQFDNRYENVGRKGSFVSYGPHWANVSNAPYANYHKTTSAQGGINTDFMISGPGITRHGHIDASTMAVYDVAPTLYEFAGIDPNKSLAKKPVLPMIGVSFKRYLTGEVQQPPRGNYGAELHHQAAWVDGEWKLRRLVPRGLTAGDAPWQLFNLHDDPLETHDVAAEHPDRVKAMSEAYEAFAKRTMVTRAEGKMIDYVGIDSKTGRYLAVDPATMKPVPAPQAIPVSELH; translated from the coding sequence GTGAACAAAAAAGCCATGGCCGCGGCGGTCAGTATGATCCTCGCCGGTGGCGCGCACGCCGCGCAGCAGGAGCGTCCGAACGTCATCGTGATTATCGCCGATGATATGGGCTACTCGGACATCAGCCCCTTTGGCGGCGAGATCCCCACCCCTAACCTGCAGGCGATGGCCGAGCAGGGAATGCGCATGAGCCAGTATTACACCTCGCCGATGTCGGCCCCGGCGCGCTCAATGCTGCTCACCGGCAACAGCAACCAGCAGGCCGGGATGGGCGGCATGTGGTGGTACGACAGCACCATTGGCAAGGAGGGTTACGAGCTGCGGCTGACCGACCGCGTCACCACCATGGCCGAGCGCTTTAAAGATGCCGGCTATAACACGCTGATGGCCGGCAAATGGCATCTCGGTTTTGTTCCCGGCGCCACGCCGAAGGACCGCGGCTTTAACCACGCCTTCGCCTTTATGGGCGGCGGCACCAGCCACTTTAACGACGCGATTCCGCTCGGAACCGTCGAGGCGTTCCACACCTACTACACCCGCGACGGCGAGCGCGTCTCCCTGCCGGATGATTTTTACTCCAGCGAAGCCTACGCCCGCCAGATGAACGGCTGGATTAAAGCGACGCCGAAGGAGCAGCCGGTCTTCGCCTGGCTGGCCTTCACCGCCCCTCATGACCCCCTGCAGGCGCCGGATGAGTGGATCAAACGTTTTAAAGGCCAGTATGAGCAGGGTTACGCCGAGGTCTATCGCCAGCGCATCGCCCGCCTGAAAGCGCTGGGGATTATTCATGACGACACCCCGCTGCCGCATCTGGAGCTGGATAAAGAGTGGGAGGCGCTAACGCCAGAGCAGCAGAAATATACGGCGAAAGTGATGCAGGTCTACGCGGCGATGATCGCCAATATGGACGCGCAGATCGGCACCCTGATGGAGACGCTGAAGCAGACCGGACGCGATAAAAACACCCTGCTGGTCTTTTTAACCGATAACGGCGCCAACCCGGCGCAGGGTTTTTATTACGAATCCACCCCGGAATTCTGGAAGCAGTTCGATAACCGCTATGAAAACGTCGGCCGCAAAGGCTCATTTGTCTCCTACGGCCCGCACTGGGCCAACGTCAGCAACGCCCCCTACGCCAACTACCATAAGACCACCAGCGCTCAGGGCGGCATTAACACCGACTTTATGATCTCCGGCCCCGGGATCACCCGCCACGGTCACATCGACGCCTCGACGATGGCGGTGTATGACGTGGCGCCGACCCTGTATGAATTCGCCGGTATCGACCCGAACAAGTCGCTGGCGAAGAAGCCGGTGTTGCCGATGATCGGCGTCAGCTTTAAGCGCTATCTCACCGGTGAAGTCCAGCAGCCGCCGCGCGGCAACTACGGCGCCGAGCTGCACCATCAGGCGGCGTGGGTGGATGGCGAATGGAAGCTGCGGCGGCTGGTGCCGCGCGGCCTCACCGCCGGCGACGCGCCGTGGCAGTTGTTTAATCTGCACGACGACCCGCTGGAGACGCATGATGTCGCGGCCGAACACCCCGATCGGGTCAAAGCCATGAGCGAGGCCTACGAGGCGTTCGCTAAACGCACCATGGTCACCCGGGCAGAGGGCAAGATGATCGACTACGTCGGCATCGACAGCAAAACCGGGCGCTATCTGGCAGTCGACCCCGCCACCATGAAGCCGGTTCCGGCGCCGCAGGCGATCCCTGTGAGCGAACTCCACTAA
- a CDS encoding SDR family NAD(P)-dependent oxidoreductase, with protein MARVVVITGGGTGIGAACARLMRAAGDRVFITGRREAPLQAVAAETGATALVGNAADGEVWRQRLLPIILAQTGGIDALICSAGGMGNSPAAETSDSQWREALDGNLTSAFASVRACLPSLIARRGNVLFVASIASLAAGPQACGYVTAKHALIGLMRSIARDYGPQGVRANAVCPGWVTTPMADEEMIPLMQAEGLSLTEAYQRVCRDVPLRRPASPEEIAEACHFLCSPQAAIISGATLVADGGASIVDVPTLAFA; from the coding sequence ATGGCGAGAGTCGTGGTGATCACCGGTGGCGGAACCGGAATTGGCGCCGCCTGCGCGCGGCTGATGCGCGCCGCGGGCGATCGGGTGTTTATTACCGGACGGCGCGAGGCGCCGTTGCAGGCTGTCGCCGCTGAGACCGGCGCCACGGCGCTGGTGGGCAATGCCGCCGACGGCGAGGTGTGGCGCCAGCGGCTGCTACCGATCATTCTCGCCCAGACCGGCGGGATTGATGCCCTCATCTGCAGCGCCGGCGGGATGGGCAACAGCCCCGCCGCCGAGACCAGCGACAGCCAATGGCGCGAGGCGCTGGACGGCAATCTCACCAGCGCGTTCGCCAGCGTTCGCGCCTGCCTGCCTTCGCTGATTGCCCGCCGCGGCAATGTGCTGTTTGTCGCCTCCATCGCTTCTCTGGCCGCCGGGCCGCAGGCCTGCGGCTACGTCACCGCCAAACACGCCTTGATCGGCCTGATGCGCTCCATCGCCCGCGATTATGGCCCACAGGGGGTACGCGCTAACGCCGTCTGCCCCGGCTGGGTCACGACGCCGATGGCGGATGAAGAGATGATCCCGCTGATGCAGGCGGAAGGGCTATCGCTGACTGAGGCTTATCAGCGGGTCTGTCGCGACGTTCCGCTGCGCCGCCCCGCCAGCCCCGAGGAGATAGCCGAGGCCTGCCATTTTCTCTGTTCGCCACAGGCCGCCATCATCAGCGGCGCTACGCTGGTCGCCGACGGCGGCGCCAGTATCGTCGATGTACCCACTCTGGCGTTTGCCTAA
- a CDS encoding MoaF C-terminal domain-containing protein — translation MTSEAVFIQVGALADGFAPHGNLLATTNLPTGENFTFYVAGSEPQQLVIEDEQTLSWNGKRAPWRATALRPDILFIDFLDPERDNASISAVCNLTQRNATLVYGQLPDEAAARLDAFSRVERGLPLTAVEARFVFTRLDAQPGPLPDFTTALVGMRNQYTYSPTERYEHIYLNDNFYAWQCLDGVEKGLADVDRCHYVQVAEDLYLFVWREKIIPTLGVILIDLQQMRTDGKIMGYQGSDFGAMSNFPVGASAKILNVTRHQE, via the coding sequence ATGACTTCAGAAGCCGTATTTATCCAGGTCGGCGCGCTGGCCGATGGTTTTGCCCCGCACGGTAATTTACTCGCCACCACCAACCTGCCCACCGGCGAAAACTTTACCTTTTATGTCGCCGGGAGCGAACCGCAGCAGCTGGTTATCGAAGATGAGCAGACGCTAAGCTGGAACGGCAAGCGCGCCCCCTGGCGGGCGACCGCCCTGCGCCCGGACATTCTGTTTATCGACTTCCTTGACCCGGAGCGGGATAACGCCAGCATTAGCGCGGTATGCAACCTGACGCAGCGCAACGCCACCCTGGTATACGGCCAGTTGCCGGACGAAGCCGCCGCGCGTCTGGACGCCTTCAGCCGGGTGGAGCGAGGCCTACCGCTGACCGCAGTAGAAGCGCGCTTTGTCTTCACCCGCCTGGATGCGCAGCCGGGGCCGCTGCCGGACTTTACCACTGCGCTGGTCGGCATGCGCAATCAGTACACCTACAGCCCGACCGAGCGCTATGAGCACATCTATCTCAACGACAATTTTTACGCCTGGCAGTGTCTGGACGGCGTGGAAAAGGGGCTGGCGGATGTCGATCGCTGCCACTACGTGCAGGTGGCGGAAGATCTCTATCTGTTTGTCTGGCGGGAGAAAATCATTCCGACGCTGGGCGTGATCCTCATCGATCTGCAGCAGATGCGCACCGACGGCAAGATCATGGGCTATCAGGGCAGCGATTTCGGTGCCATGAGTAATTTCCCGGTCGGCGCCAGCGCGAAGATCCTCAATGTCACCCGCCATCAGGAATAA
- a CDS encoding aldo/keto reductase yields MMTRPLGKTGFSIAPLVFGGNVFGWTIDEKTSFALLDAFVDHGFDAIDTADVYSRWAEGNQGGESETIIGRWLQARPGMRDKVKIFTKVGSDLGLPGHKGLSKAWIQQAVDDSLRRLNTDYIDLYFSHWPDPQTPVAETLEAFHSLQQAGKIRAMGASNLDAMQLAGALEVARKGGLPAWQVLQPEYNLYHRSAFEGALCDLCVSRDIGVVTYYSLASGFLTGKYRQPSDLAQSQRGSGIGKYLNPRGMRIIDTLVAVADEQGAKPAEVALAWLIGREGVTAPIASATSVAQVESFARAAALSLSAEQVARLDSASA; encoded by the coding sequence ATGATGACACGTCCTTTGGGCAAAACCGGATTTTCCATCGCCCCATTAGTCTTTGGCGGTAACGTCTTTGGCTGGACCATCGATGAAAAAACCAGTTTTGCTCTTCTTGATGCTTTTGTTGACCACGGTTTTGACGCTATCGATACGGCGGATGTTTATTCCCGCTGGGCGGAGGGCAACCAGGGCGGCGAATCCGAAACCATAATTGGCCGCTGGCTGCAGGCGCGCCCGGGCATGCGCGATAAGGTGAAAATCTTCACCAAAGTCGGCTCCGATTTAGGCCTCCCCGGCCATAAAGGGCTCAGCAAAGCCTGGATCCAACAGGCGGTGGACGACTCTCTGCGTCGCCTGAATACCGACTATATCGACCTCTACTTCTCCCACTGGCCGGATCCGCAAACCCCGGTGGCGGAAACGCTGGAGGCTTTCCATAGCCTGCAGCAGGCCGGAAAAATCCGCGCGATGGGGGCCTCTAACCTCGATGCGATGCAGCTGGCAGGGGCGCTGGAGGTAGCGCGTAAAGGCGGCTTACCTGCCTGGCAGGTGCTGCAGCCGGAATATAACCTCTACCACCGCTCCGCGTTTGAAGGCGCGCTGTGCGATCTCTGCGTCAGCCGCGACATCGGGGTGGTGACCTACTACAGCCTGGCCTCCGGGTTCTTAACCGGTAAGTACCGCCAGCCGTCGGATCTGGCGCAGAGCCAGCGCGGAAGCGGGATTGGTAAGTACCTGAATCCGCGCGGGATGCGGATTATCGATACCCTGGTGGCGGTCGCGGACGAGCAGGGCGCGAAGCCGGCTGAGGTGGCCCTGGCGTGGCTGATCGGCCGCGAAGGGGTGACCGCGCCGATCGCCAGCGCCACCAGCGTGGCTCAGGTGGAGAGTTTTGCCCGCGCGGCAGCGCTGAGCCTGAGCGCGGAGCAAGTGGCGCGGCTGGACAGCGCCAGCGCCTGA
- a CDS encoding ABC transporter substrate-binding protein produces MKKSLLLWLALMASTSALAEGAKEIRFGVDPTFAPFEWKDPQGKLAGFDIDLGNAICQQLQAKCVWVESNFDGIIPALKARKFDAILSGMYMTEKRKAQIAFSDKLYNGPVFLVARKNTLQGNTPEQLKGKTIGVEQGSAQETYVNQHWRPQGINIVAYQGADSVVRDLESGRIDGAVLSGMMADYSFLQQPQGKEFAFVGGHLQDDTLFGAGAAIGLRKDDEALRQEINGAIAKILADGTYKKLAGKYFSFDVYSGT; encoded by the coding sequence ATGAAAAAATCACTGTTGCTATGGCTGGCATTAATGGCGTCGACGTCGGCGCTGGCCGAAGGAGCAAAGGAAATCCGCTTCGGCGTCGACCCGACTTTCGCGCCGTTTGAATGGAAAGATCCGCAGGGCAAGCTGGCGGGGTTTGATATTGATTTAGGCAACGCCATTTGCCAGCAGCTGCAGGCGAAATGCGTGTGGGTGGAAAGCAATTTCGACGGCATTATCCCGGCGCTGAAGGCGCGTAAATTCGACGCGATCCTTTCCGGGATGTACATGACCGAGAAGCGCAAAGCGCAGATTGCCTTTAGCGACAAGTTGTATAACGGACCGGTGTTCCTCGTGGCGCGTAAAAATACCCTGCAAGGCAATACGCCGGAACAGCTGAAGGGCAAAACCATCGGCGTGGAGCAGGGCTCGGCGCAGGAGACATATGTTAATCAGCACTGGCGGCCGCAGGGGATCAACATTGTGGCCTACCAGGGGGCCGATAGCGTGGTGCGTGACCTGGAGTCCGGGCGCATCGACGGCGCGGTGCTCTCCGGGATGATGGCCGACTACAGCTTCCTGCAGCAGCCGCAGGGTAAGGAATTCGCCTTTGTCGGCGGCCATCTGCAGGACGATACGCTGTTTGGCGCCGGGGCGGCGATAGGCTTGCGTAAAGACGATGAGGCGCTGCGTCAGGAAATAAACGGCGCGATTGCGAAGATTCTTGCCGACGGCACCTATAAAAAATTAGCCGGCAAATATTTTAGCTTTGATGTTTATTCCGGGACATAA
- a CDS encoding M20 aminoacylase family protein, giving the protein MSDYVIPEIKATEAEMISIRHYLHANPELSLEEFNTSELVASKLTEWGYQVTRGLGKTGVVGSLRKGDSPRTIGLRADMDALPIEETTGLPWASTAPGKMHACGHDGHTTILLAAAKYIASPACQFNGTVHLIFQPAEEAIGGADLMIKDGLFEQFPCERIFGLHNMPGLPVGKLGFYAGNFMASADTVKITITGYGGHGAHPERTVDPIVAGAALVMALQSIVARNVPPGETAVVSVGTFQAGIASNVIPESAVMELSVRAMKPEIRDLLIKRIHELADFTAKSYGASSVVEVYDSYPVLTNSPEETDFARALALEVFGSEGVLESVSPMNASEDFAFMLRERPGSYFLLGNGEKGEKGGCMVHNPGYDFNDDIITTGATLFARLVEKHCR; this is encoded by the coding sequence ATGAGTGATTATGTAATTCCAGAAATTAAAGCGACGGAAGCGGAAATGATTTCTATCCGTCATTATTTACATGCCAATCCGGAATTAAGTCTGGAAGAGTTTAATACCAGCGAACTGGTCGCCAGCAAGCTGACGGAGTGGGGCTATCAGGTGACGCGCGGTCTCGGCAAGACCGGCGTGGTCGGCAGCCTGCGCAAAGGCGATTCTCCGCGCACCATCGGTTTACGCGCCGATATGGATGCCTTGCCGATCGAGGAAACCACCGGTTTACCCTGGGCCAGCACGGCGCCAGGGAAAATGCACGCCTGCGGCCATGACGGTCACACCACCATTCTGCTGGCGGCGGCAAAATATATCGCCTCGCCGGCCTGCCAGTTTAACGGCACGGTACATCTGATTTTCCAGCCGGCGGAAGAGGCTATCGGCGGCGCCGATTTAATGATTAAAGACGGGCTGTTCGAGCAGTTCCCCTGCGAACGCATCTTTGGCTTGCACAACATGCCAGGCCTGCCGGTAGGCAAGCTGGGCTTCTATGCCGGCAACTTTATGGCCTCGGCGGACACCGTCAAAATCACGATTACCGGCTACGGCGGCCACGGCGCCCACCCCGAGCGCACCGTCGACCCGATCGTCGCCGGTGCGGCGCTGGTGATGGCCCTGCAGAGCATTGTGGCGCGCAACGTGCCGCCGGGGGAAACGGCAGTGGTCAGCGTCGGCACCTTCCAGGCCGGTATCGCCTCCAACGTCATTCCGGAGAGCGCGGTGATGGAGCTCAGCGTGCGGGCAATGAAGCCGGAAATCCGCGACCTGCTGATCAAGCGTATTCACGAGCTCGCTGACTTTACCGCCAAAAGCTATGGCGCCAGCAGTGTAGTGGAGGTTTACGACTCCTATCCGGTATTAACCAACAGTCCTGAAGAGACCGATTTCGCCCGGGCGCTGGCACTGGAGGTGTTTGGCAGCGAAGGGGTCCTGGAGTCAGTCTCGCCGATGAACGCCAGCGAGGATTTCGCCTTTATGCTGCGCGAACGTCCGGGCAGCTACTTCCTGCTCGGCAATGGTGAGAAAGGGGAAAAGGGCGGTTGCATGGTGCATAACCCCGGCTACGACTTTAACGATGACATTATCACCACCGGCGCGACGCTGTTCGCCCGCCTGGTGGAAAAACACTGTCGCTAA
- a CDS encoding lipid-binding SYLF domain-containing protein: MGIKQQRTVLVFHDKAALETFIRQGYMVGADANAAAKYDDKGIAPIAASTSGVASDTASLPSKVNVYDLTEKGLAAQAMINGYKYWPDDALNP; encoded by the coding sequence ATGGGGATTAAGCAGCAGCGCACGGTGCTGGTTTTCCATGATAAAGCGGCCCTGGAGACCTTTATCCGCCAGGGATACATGGTTGGCGCCGATGCGAACGCCGCGGCAAAATATGATGACAAAGGCATCGCGCCGATCGCCGCCTCCACCAGCGGCGTGGCGTCAGATACCGCCTCGCTGCCCTCGAAGGTCAACGTCTACGACCTGACCGAAAAAGGTCTGGCCGCCCAGGCAATGATCAATGGCTATAAATACTGGCCGGATGATGCGCTGAACCCATAG
- a CDS encoding RcnB family protein, giving the protein MKKMISLAVILSCVLSVPAFADGPNDGHRPGQPTVWQNGPDHDRHAPQGGPDAHHQGDHDHRAPDRDGHDGHDQGRHEQDHFAWRGNDFRKGHPAPAPFRGDEYRVRDWSDRGLPPPPEGHHWSYIDGNYVLIAAATGIITSILVSGALGH; this is encoded by the coding sequence ATGAAAAAGATGATTTCTCTGGCAGTAATTTTATCCTGTGTGCTGAGCGTCCCGGCCTTTGCCGATGGCCCGAACGACGGGCATCGTCCGGGGCAGCCCACGGTGTGGCAGAACGGACCGGACCATGACAGGCATGCACCGCAGGGGGGACCTGACGCCCATCATCAGGGCGATCATGATCACCGTGCACCGGATCGCGATGGGCATGACGGGCACGATCAAGGGCGTCACGAGCAGGACCATTTCGCCTGGCGTGGCAACGATTTCCGTAAAGGCCATCCGGCCCCGGCGCCGTTCCGTGGCGATGAATATCGCGTCCGCGACTGGAGCGACCGCGGCCTGCCGCCCCCGCCGGAAGGCCATCACTGGTCCTATATCGACGGTAACTATGTGCTGATCGCTGCGGCGACCGGGATCATCACCTCGATTCTGGTGAGCGGCGCCCTCGGCCACTAA
- a CDS encoding ABC transporter substrate-binding protein, whose product MARKSVRSLLLTALIATPFLSYATQYPLTVTDLDGRQVTLAKEPQRIILQDGRDIMTLALLDRDNPFKRLVAWNNLAKKQDVATWQMLKTTWPQSATILDMGFSDKGNVDLESVIARQPDLMIAQLRARPALMESGVIDKLSALHVPVLFVDYEINPAKDTAPSIDLLGKVLNRESQAKAFTDYYRQQLQTIRQKTAAITPKANVFVEALAGNSDACCFTHGHSGWGGLVEAVGANNIGSQLLPGASGFVSLEKIISMKPDAWIMTGSKRGNSQVLPLGYEVKPEVVNAQAQTLLARPGVSQIPAVREKRAYGVYHHFYNHPWNIVGMEYLAKDIYPQAFGDLNPDETYHYIVRHFTDLPDQPFVFSWQQSE is encoded by the coding sequence ATGGCAAGAAAATCAGTAAGATCGCTGTTGCTTACTGCGCTGATCGCGACGCCCTTCCTCAGCTATGCGACCCAATATCCCCTGACGGTCACCGACCTTGACGGCCGGCAGGTCACCCTCGCCAAAGAGCCGCAACGTATTATTCTGCAGGATGGCCGCGACATTATGACCCTCGCCCTGCTGGACCGGGACAATCCGTTTAAACGGCTGGTGGCATGGAATAATCTGGCGAAAAAGCAGGACGTTGCCACCTGGCAGATGCTGAAAACGACGTGGCCGCAGTCGGCCACGATCCTTGACATGGGCTTCAGCGACAAGGGCAACGTCGATCTTGAAAGCGTCATCGCCCGCCAGCCGGATCTGATGATCGCCCAGCTGCGCGCCAGGCCCGCACTGATGGAGAGCGGCGTCATCGACAAGCTCAGCGCCCTGCACGTTCCGGTGCTGTTTGTCGACTATGAGATCAACCCGGCGAAAGATACCGCCCCCAGCATCGATCTGCTGGGCAAAGTCCTTAACCGCGAGAGCCAGGCCAAAGCCTTTACCGATTACTATCGTCAGCAGCTGCAGACGATTCGCCAGAAAACCGCGGCCATCACGCCGAAGGCCAACGTCTTCGTGGAAGCGCTGGCCGGCAACAGCGACGCCTGCTGCTTTACCCACGGCCACAGCGGCTGGGGCGGACTGGTGGAGGCGGTCGGAGCGAACAATATCGGTTCGCAGCTGCTGCCGGGCGCCTCCGGGTTCGTCTCGCTGGAGAAAATCATCAGCATGAAGCCCGACGCCTGGATCATGACCGGCTCGAAGCGCGGCAACAGCCAGGTGCTGCCCCTGGGCTATGAGGTTAAGCCAGAGGTGGTGAACGCCCAGGCACAGACGCTGCTGGCGCGACCTGGGGTCAGCCAGATCCCGGCGGTACGGGAAAAGCGGGCCTATGGCGTCTATCACCACTTCTATAACCACCCGTGGAATATTGTCGGCATGGAATACCTGGCGAAAGATATCTATCCGCAGGCCTTCGGCGATCTCAACCCGGATGAGACTTACCATTATATTGTGCGTCATTTCACCGACCTGCCGGACCAGCCGTTCGTCTTCTCCTGGCAGCAGAGCGAGTAA